The Maridesulfovibrio ferrireducens genomic sequence ATGATTATCATCTTACAAGGGTGTAATTTCATTATTCTCTCCAATGTTTCAAAGTTGCGAAAAACAGGGAATTCGTGAATGATTATACAATGAGAATAAACTTCACTTAGATCATGAGAAAAATCTATATCTTTTGGGAGAATAGCTATACTATCATAATTGTTTGTAATAAGATAACTCTCTATCTCATCTCTCAATCTACTCTCTCTCCCTAAAAGTAATATCTTTTTCATCTCTCAATCCTCTGTTTCTTTAATTTTCCTTATATAAAGCACATAGTGAGCCATTTGGGATTTTTTGAGAGTAAAGTATTTATATAATGGTATTTAAGAGAATAAAGTAAAGTTTTGTATGGTGTGCGAAAATAATACAAAAATTGTTAAGTGTGCGAAAATGATACAAATTATTTCAAATCGAGTTAACTCGTGTGAAAGCTATTCTTCTTTTTTCGTGTAGCGGACAGAATGTCCACCTTCCGACAGAAAGATGGCTTGGTGAAAAATTCTCCCCGTCTCCCTTTCTCCCCGTCTCCCCGTCTTTTCGCGACAAGCGAAAATCTTCTTCGTGTAATTTCGTGGATAGATTTATTTAACCCTAATGATACTGAGCTCTGTTATTCTGTTTAGGAAACCAGGGGATGAAAGCAATTGTAGACTCTTTATAATCTTGAAATTCAGGATTCCCATCATACTTCTTTTCCAATAAAGGTATTCCGGAAACAAAGAGTAAGAGAAATGTTATAATCATGGGACTAAATATAGCATATAATCCATGTTCAATATTCAAAGTGATGATAAAAATACCCCACCACATAGTTGATTCACCAAAGTAATTTGGGTGTCGAGTATATTTCCATAAACCACTTTGCATAATTTTTCCCTTATTAGCCGGGTTATTTTTGAAGGTTGATTTCTGACTGTCTCCTACTGCTTGGAAATAGAAACCAATAAGCCAAATTGTCAGACCCAAATAATCTAAGCAAGAAAATCTAACAAAAGTGCTTTGAGATAGCATTAAAATCGGGTAGGCAATAGTTAATAAAAAGAAAGCTTGAATTAAGAATACTTGAATAAAGCTTCTTATTACCCAATATTTACCCCAATCTTGTCGCCATTTAGCATAACGAAAGTCCTCTTTTTTCCCTTTGTTTCTTAATAAAATATATGTTGAAAGTCGTAATCCCCACATACTTATCAATCCAACTACCAAGATTAATCTCCAATTCATCTCAGGACTCAACCAAAGAGAGTATAAACCCACTAAAACAAAGCCCATACCCCATGCAATATCAACAATTGAATTATCTTTCTTGATTAAGGCAATAATATACAATAAAGTAAAATATCCTAAAACTAGACTTGCACTTCCTAGAATAATATCAAACATCTCCTGCTCCTTTTATCCCGAATGATGCAGTAGAACTTTGATGAAGAGTGCTAGATTCTTTTAGCAAAATAAGTTGCAGAATTTGAAGGCATATAATATATATATTCCTGAAAATTATGTAGCTTACTTTTGCAAAAGAAGATAG encodes the following:
- a CDS encoding DUF1295 domain-containing protein, translating into MFDIILGSASLVLGYFTLLYIIALIKKDNSIVDIAWGMGFVLVGLYSLWLSPEMNWRLILVVGLISMWGLRLSTYILLRNKGKKEDFRYAKWRQDWGKYWVIRSFIQVFLIQAFFLLTIAYPILMLSQSTFVRFSCLDYLGLTIWLIGFYFQAVGDSQKSTFKNNPANKGKIMQSGLWKYTRHPNYFGESTMWWGIFIITLNIEHGLYAIFSPMIITFLLLFVSGIPLLEKKYDGNPEFQDYKESTIAFIPWFPKQNNRAQYH